The genomic stretch TTGGGTGGATGAATTGCCTAACACTATTGCTGAATTCCAATGGGATGTTACCTCGGATCACTGTTATTGCCTAATTAAAAGTCACAAACATGGAAATTTGGGCACAAAACCATTAAGATTTTTTAATCTTTGGATTGCTCACAGAGGGTTCAAGGATGTTGTTAAGGGTAACTGGAACAAACCTATGGCAGTGAGGGGATTGCAGGGTATGATTAAGAAGCTGCTCCGGCTCAAGCATGCTTTGAGAGCCTTCAACAGGGATGAAATTGGAGATGTAGAGCAGGGATATCATCAAGCTAAAGGTGAGTATCAACTGGCCCTTACTAGCCCCAACAGATAACTCAGTTCAGGAGGCTGAAAAGCTTGCTGCATTCAGGTATCAACATCACTCTGCTATGTATAGAAGCTTTTTTATTCAACGTAGCAAAGTAACTTGGCAGTAGAAGGGTGATGACAACAACTCGTACTTTCATGCTTGCATTAAAAAAAGGAGAGAGGAGAATCGAATTGTTTCATTTTAGAATGAGCGGGGGGTTGTAATTGATGATTACACTGAAGTTGTTCAACATTTCTTGGATCATTTCAGGGGATTTATGGGAAGCACCAGTTCAGCAACGAGTCCTATTAATTCTCAATGCATTGATTTTGGTCCTTGTCTTGATATTGAGATGCAGTTGAGACTTATTAGGAAGTTTAGTAAAGCTGATGTTAAAAAGGCTTTGTTTAGCATTCCGGGCACAAAAATTCCAGGCCCTGATGGCTATGGCTCTAAGTTTTACAAGGCAATGTGGCAGGACATAGGTGATGAAATCTCAGAGGCAATTCTTGAGTTCTTTAACACTGGGAAGATTCCTGCAGAGCTTAATGAAACAGTGCTAGCTCTGGTGCCAAAAATTTATATGCCTAGCAGTGCAGTTGACTACAGACCTATTGTGTGCTGCAACACTTTATATAAGTGTATTTCAAAATTGATTTGTAGTAGGCTCTCGGAAGTTCTTCCTAACCTGGTCAGTTAGAATCAAGGTGCTTTTGTAAAAGGGAGGTCTCTAGCTCATAATATTCTCATATTTCATGATTTGATCAAGAATTACAATAGGAAGAATACTTCCCCGAGGTGTGCTTTGAAGATAGACTTAAGCAAAGCCTATGATACAGTTAATTGGTGCTTTCTGGAGAGGCTGCTGGTCTGTCTGAGATTTCCTACCAGGTTCATTCATTGGGTCATGGTGTGTCTTCGTAGCACTTCTTATGTTCTCATGATGAATGGAAGATTGCAAGGGGGTTTTCAGGGTGTTAAGGGTCTTCGCCAAGGAGACCCTATCTCCCCATTATTGTTTGTACTGATTATGGAATACCTCACTCAATTGCTTCAGCTAGGGGCTCAGCAACATGATTTTAGGTTTCATCCTTTGTGTAAAAGCCTCAAGATCATCAACCTCTGCTTTGCAGATGGTCTAATTATTTTCTATAAAGCTAACAGAGGCTCTGGTCAGTGTGTTAAAAAGATATTCGATGACTTCTGCAGCAGTACAGGGTTGAAGGCTAACCTAAGCAAATCGCAAGTGTACTTTGGAGGTGTTTTGAATGCTAACAAGGTCAATTTGCTTCAGGTATTGCAGTTTGAAGAGGGAACATTTCCTTTTAAATACCTTGGGGTTCCTATGAGGCCAAAAAAATGGAAAGCGGCAGATTGTGGAGTGATTCTCAGAAAGATTAAGCTAAGGCTTCACACTTGGGCAAGTAGGCATCTCTCTTATGCAGGGAGGTCCCAACTCATACCTTCTGTCCTGTTGGGTTTGCGGAACTACTGGATGAATATATTCTTGCTCCCTCAAAGTATTGTCAAAGAGGTTGACAGATTATGCATGTGGTTCATGTGGGGTAACAACGGTACCAGAAGTAACTTCCATCTTACCTCCGGTCCAAAGTTTTCTTGCCAAAAGCTTTTGGGGGTTTGGGTTTTGGTGAAGGAGCTAAGTGGAACAAGGCAATGCTTGCTAAATATGTTTGGGTCATTAGTCACCAACATGAGACTTTGTGGGTGAAGTGGATAAATAATGTCTACTTAAAAGGCCAATGTTTTTGGCAATACCAACTTAAGTCAGATTCAAGTTGGTAGGTTATTGGTATGCTTTATAAGAGTTTTATCCACCAAGATAAAGTCAACTACCAACACTTTGTGTGGAATAGGATGAGTGTGCCAAAGCATTGTTTTATAATTTGGCAAGCTGTGAATGATAATTTGTTAACCCGGGATCACTTGCAAAAGGTGCTTATGCATCTAGACTGCTACCTTTTCCCGGTTTGTGGAAAGACTGAAGAGAATCAtgatcatttattttttaattgtgaTTTCTCTCAGCAGGTTGTGCACTAGATCCAAGCTTGGATTGGCTGCAATTGGTCTTTACGGTTCAGAGATTGGACCCGTTGGATTGAAGATATGAGCAATGGTGTTAAGGCAGAGATTGTAGCAGCAGTTTTTTCAACAACAATTTATTACATTTGGCAAAATAGGAATACTTGTTTTTTTAATAGTTACTCTCATAGAGTGAATGTAATTGTAGATATGATAAAAAGAGATATAGTTTATAGAGTTAGTAGCTTTActcaaaagaaaatgaaagaaaatgagAGGATCTTTGTGAGGAAAGTGTGCTCCTTGTAGTGTTGCTGATGTCCTCTCCTTGAGGGCGattgtttgtttgtatttgtgTTTGTTTGTAATGAAGTCAGTCCTACTACTACTGAGATAGTTCGTTTTCAACTTAACAACACGAAATTACGATTTTGACCTTCAATTTCGGCCACTGGTAATAAGTAACGTGCAAGAATTTCTTAGAATATCAAAGTAAATTAGTAATTTCCAAAAGGATTGACTTTCCATTTTTCCTCGACTTTTTTGGCCAATGGAATTTATTAttaatactattttatttttataggcttatatttttttggatttgtattttgttttattatttgtttggaccttgtattttgacaaattattttttggaccctatgttttgtaaaattattcaaatagaaccctaaacccgattttgatcaaagttttctcaactgaaatcataaataattcaccaaactaacaattcaaaataaaaataaaatcaaaatacttaaaaactgtgttgttatattcaattttttcttcatcaaaattgatttaaaggtctatttgaactattttacaaaatataggatccaaaaataaattttttaaaacacagggtgcaaaaaaatataaaccctatttttatttatttttatagttgAGCTAATGGAGAATATTATTTTGAAATGTTTGCACATTGGATCGGTGCTCaactataaaataataataataatcaatatATACAGACATATACTATTGACAACTTCTTTCTCTTCCTattcttattaattaattaatttagtaaatTAACTTAAATATTCttatcaaatattttttttttaaaatttattattctaACACACTTCCAAAATCATTAATATATCActtatattttaattagtttaatatttttaataataaaaattattttaaacttattactttacatttaaaaaaaaagaattacaTAATCTTTTTTAAGGTAGACAGCTGCCCACTTTCAATTGTAAATATCAAGAAAGTAATAAACTATTTGCCCaattttaatattaatcatttcACCAAGACAAGAGCCAATTGTTTTAAATTTACTTTTAATATGTATTAGATATTTTAAACCCTCCACTCAAAATCACATATAGAATCTAAGATTCAAATATTCAAAGCGTggaaactattattttattgtggGTTGTGGAATCAAACCACATTTTGCAAGTGTAAGCATATTCTTCTTCAGTAAAAGATTCGTTTCAATAAAAATAACGAATAAAACTCTCGAATGATGATCTAAGGAGGCTGAGAGGGTGTAGATGCAACGAGATATTGATATGTTCTGGGAACTTGGCACATATTTTGTGGATTGCATACCTACATTGCAAGCAACAGAAAAAATCTCATGATTCCATGATTAACTGATGGCATATGTTGCAACTTAATGCAAGTGGTCTCACAAATTCATGTAGGTTATGCTCATGACTAAAATGTTGAATAGTACTCTCCATCAATTCTCACAATTTGACTAGTTCAGacaataaaaacaaaacatgtaGAATCATATGAAGCTAGTTATACCATTATATAGTACTACTTTTAGCACAACTTTTATAATATGAAATGCTTTTCATACAAggttatccaaaaaaaaaagtcatcaaATTATTTAATACAATTTTTTACTGTATGTATGAAGCATATATTTTGAGAACAATTATAATAATTTGATATCAATCAGTATTTGCCCATTGATAATACATTGTTGTGTATTTTTCTCTTTTGCAATTCTctcaatttattattaaataatcaaaataattaacagtcttttgaaaaaatttctatatattgaaaaattaaaaatttgtaatatatataattattttttacatttattattttcattaaaaagaaaaaagataataaataaagtaatatacttttttttttctttttccttttccttttcctttatcTCTATCTCTACTTTATTATGAACTTCATtagaaaatatatgaatatttaaaaaatttctcaATAAAATCAATAGTAGTAAAAcctttttttatatgtattttttaaaatttttgtttctctttattAAAGATGATGAATATTCTTATTCTTATTGACTTTGTTAAAATGAAAATTGTTTGCTCATTTCATAAGCAACCAACaagtatcattcttttcttgttcttttgacattatatgtaatatatatttttttattactttcttATATTTGACCAACAAAATTAATTTATAGAAAATTATAAAGAGAAAATATCCAATGCATCTCCTtcttatattgtttttttttacttctcAGTGATGTAGACGACTATCTTTTTCATCTATTTATTAAACATAAAAGATAGAAATAATTCTAATTCTTATTAGCTTCATAAATACAATACAAATTGTTTATCCATCTCACAAGCACTTCATAgttttcattctttttattttttgtttcttttggcataATTAAGtaatatatttctttttttattactTTCTTATTTGAGTAAATAGTAATTGAGGTCCCCAAAACTTCATCAATTGTATCACTTAAATCCATAgcctttatatttttattatatattaattagttcatcatttttaataaaaaaaatataatttaaattttagaaacgtAAAATTTATTAAAAGTGTTCTATCTTCCTACATATTTAAACTCTTCATATATTGAATATATAAGCCAGTAATTATCTACTAGAATATATATTTGACTAGTTCATATAATAGAAGCAAAACATGCAAAATCTAATGTGTTACCTGTAAgagattttataaaataaaataataaaatatcataatattaatATTCATGCAAatgctttatatatataatattaatataaattctagatagttatatttttttaatattattatttggcTACAAATCAAGAAAATTACAATGATAGCATACACAAatttaatttttctaatattGGTGATATTATTGTATATAACAGAAATATTAGATGTGTTTAGAGAAATATTcctattaaataatataattttattgtttaatagTTTAGGAGGAGATTggtgttattttataaaaataatttttttttgaaataattaAAGTTTGCTTCTAACTACACCCATAAGTGTTTTATTCCTTTTTAAATAAACTTctcatatatttttaaaatttattttcacaCACCTTATAGATTATTATTACTACAAAGTTATCATGGATTATTTCTTAAAAATAGATTCTCtctataatatattatacaaaaaaaagacactcttaattaaaaataataattttttgatGATAGAAAAcctaaatcataatttttaattttatattttcaattcaaaataaaattaatacgaatcataatttttaattttatatttttaattcaaaataaaattaatatgcaAAGGGCAATTTTTGTTaagaatttttaaaacaaataagtcacagatatatataattatatttctataaaaatacaATATACACATGTAGAAGATAAATGAATAACTCTCTTCCATAGATCTATAACAATTTagtcatcaattttttttatcttgATATGTAAATATAGTAAAAACCTTGTAAAATTAAAGTTTTATTCTTTCAAAcagttaaaagaaaaataaacataaatataattaaaaaaaaatatcatcaatgaCAAATTATAACTATAGAAACATCTTTACCATAAATTTGGTCTAAAATAGAAATGGTTTACCCGTCTCTttattcccctttctttttcacattctttataaataaataaagtaataacattctttttatttatttgatcaaCCTATCTCTATGTATCTCTAATTTAAACTTTGCTTCAGCTGAGaaaattttattctaatttttaataatatatagctcaaatttcttttttcttttttctaatgTGTGTAAAAACTTAcaccaaacttttttttttttacttctcaaTGATAGAAgtctttctttttcacatctCTTTATTGAAAATAAAAGATGAAACCATTCTTATTCATATTACAACTTTTCATTCCTTTCTTGTTTCTTTTTGACCTAAAGTGATAATTACAACTTTTCTCATTTACCAAGTAACATacattcttttctttttctttttttttaatcttttgtcCTCTACTTTATTCTTAACTTGCATATAGAAATTATGATTCTGTTTTCTCATTAAAAGCAGTAATATATACTTCtaattccttttctttttctttttttttccttttgtgtTAAAACATTCAGTTATGCATTTTTTGTTTTGCTTCTCAATGACGTAGAATACCATCTTTTTCATGATCTGTTTATTATTAAAGAAGATAAAAATCATTATTATTCTTATACGCTTCAATAACATTTGGTAAAGAAGTAAATAGGTATGTATAAATTATGTGAAAGgaaatattacaaaaaataaaaatattaatttgatttatGTGTTTTACCTGAATACTCAATTgatatttatgttttgttaaatgacatttTGGATTTAATCTTTTGCAAAATGGACCAAAATAGTACATTGCACTGATCTTGATCAAACTTATTTTAGATATGACCAAAATGCTCTCAAATTTTAATCATTTCTTTTTTCAAAGCTAATAACAATATTGATAATTGTGCAATTAATTGAatagactctttttttttttttttgtctcaaAATTCTCCCTCTTTTTCTTAAATAAATCATTCATGAAATTTAGAAATTTAAATTCTCATTTatgaattaataataaaataattattttttctacacatatcctttatttttttttct from Humulus lupulus chromosome 5, drHumLupu1.1, whole genome shotgun sequence encodes the following:
- the LOC133778804 gene encoding uncharacterized protein LOC133778804, giving the protein MNKRDKQCDILSLLKMNKVGIGALLENKLKKDKVDDMMAKLFLGWDYYCSNVTEGRILVIWQKSFIKVQVLMEHQQIVHYLVKLTGMHMVFLVTFVYGLNTIDEILEMWKGLSYTPLPVKPWLIVGDFNAVFNFDDKAGGKTISDAELLDSAAWLAQIQMAALKSIGSKYTWSNKQDEGDRVYSKIDHAFTNEDWVDELPNTIAEFQWDVTSDHCYCLIKSHKHGNLGTKPLRFFNLWIAHRGFKDVVKGNWNKPMAVRGLQGMIKKLLRLKHALRAFNRDEIGDVEQGYHQAKEAFLFNVAKGFMGSTSSATSPINSQCIDFGPCLDIEMQLRLIRKFSKADVKKALFSIPGTKIPGPDGYGSKFYKAMWQDIGDEISEAILEFFNTGKIPAELNETVLALVPKIYMPSSAVDYRPINYNRKNTSPRCALKIDLSKAYDTVNWCFLERLLVCLRFPTRFIHWVMVCLRSTSYVLMMNGRLQGGFQGVKGLRQGDPISPLLFVLIMEYLTQLLQLGAQQHDFRFHPLCKSLKIINLCFADGLIIFYKANRGSGQCVKKIFDDFCSSTGLKANLSKSQVYFGGVLNANKVNLLQVLQFEEGTFPFKYLGVPMRPKKWKAADCGVILRKIKLRLHTWASRHLSYAGRSQLIPSVLLGLRNYWMNIFLLPQSIVKEVDRLCMWFMWGNNGTRSNFHLTSGPKFSCQKLLGVWVLVKELSGTRLCTRSKLGLAAIGLYGSEIGPVGLKI